One Zestosphaera sp. genomic region harbors:
- the pyrI gene encoding aspartate carbamoyltransferase regulatory subunit: MSSPTLTVSKIRRGTIIDHIPAGRALEVLRMLGITGREGFRTAVLMNVESRRLGRKDIVKIEDEFLDPKELNLIALVAPSATINIVEDYEVKRKFKVAVPDIVEDLLKCPNPTCISNKAGEPVRSRLRRLRDDPLELQCMYCGTIFR; the protein is encoded by the coding sequence ATGAGTTCCCCTACGCTGACGGTCTCTAAGATAAGGCGCGGCACCATAATAGACCACATACCCGCCGGGAGAGCGTTGGAAGTCCTGAGGATGCTCGGCATAACGGGTAGAGAAGGTTTTAGAACTGCTGTGTTGATGAACGTGGAGAGCAGGAGACTTGGTAGGAAGGACATAGTGAAGATCGAGGATGAGTTCCTAGACCCTAAGGAACTCAACCTCATCGCCTTAGTAGCGCCGTCAGCAACCATAAACATAGTTGAGGACTACGAAGTCAAGAGGAAGTTCAAAGTAGCAGTGCCTGACATAGTGGAGGATCTACTGAAATGCCCCAACCCAACCTGCATATCGAATAAGGCTGGAGAGCCTGTTAGGTCAAGACTCAGAAGACTCAGGGATGACCCGCTTGAACTACAGTGCATGTACTGTGGAACTATCTTCCGATGA
- a CDS encoding THUMP domain-containing protein: protein STAYRYLITVAGELPIKSWRSRPKFYKVLLRNIGELLRRKGALTYSSKLINAKIFLESDVSVLEELSRVFGVMKVAEVEVIDFNSLEDLVRRAGELSVELVLNRKFAVRVKRSGTHDFTSLDVARELGAYLRPRSAGVDLEEPEVEVILEVRDSRAYLYRRLVEGVGGFPIGTEGRSLAMFSGGMDSPVAAWLTAKRGVRVDYLHFFMGSPRSTRLAFTVAKTLTSGWFHGHSPRFYVADLTEVLTQIRERVRWEFRQVVLRTVMYIIGARVALRNGYEALVTGESIGQASSQTLTNMSAAQAVANVSIPILRPLISFDKDEIVKLARTIGTYELSSKVGEPCAIAPSRVRTRVSVEELRNEVGKISGELIDKVSESVKVVDVINSVPEEALPDSLVAIDYIPEDAVVVDLRDKDEYVEWHYPGALHYEDIDINTLKGRTLVLYCWRGNVSYIEASRLRAKGFKVYSFSEGVEGLRRILGVCSKTSCERRDDPRSRP, encoded by the coding sequence AGTACAGCGTACAGGTATCTAATAACAGTGGCCGGCGAGTTACCCATCAAGTCATGGCGGAGCAGACCCAAATTCTATAAGGTGTTACTGAGGAACATAGGGGAGTTGCTTAGGAGGAAGGGGGCTCTTACCTACTCGTCTAAGTTGATTAACGCTAAGATATTCCTGGAGTCAGATGTCAGTGTTCTTGAGGAGTTAAGCAGGGTCTTCGGCGTCATGAAGGTCGCTGAGGTGGAGGTGATAGACTTTAACTCTTTGGAGGACCTGGTGCGTAGGGCGGGTGAGCTCAGCGTAGAACTCGTGTTGAACAGAAAGTTCGCGGTCAGGGTTAAACGCAGTGGCACACATGACTTCACCTCTCTTGACGTCGCGAGGGAGTTGGGTGCTTACTTAAGACCGCGTTCTGCCGGAGTGGATTTGGAGGAACCAGAGGTCGAGGTCATTTTGGAGGTCAGGGATTCTAGAGCTTACTTGTACAGGAGACTCGTCGAGGGGGTGGGGGGCTTCCCTATAGGCACTGAAGGACGCTCACTGGCCATGTTTTCCGGTGGCATGGACTCCCCCGTAGCCGCTTGGCTCACAGCTAAGAGGGGTGTCAGGGTTGACTACCTGCACTTCTTCATGGGCTCGCCGAGGTCAACCCGCCTGGCCTTCACAGTGGCTAAGACTCTCACCTCAGGGTGGTTTCACGGGCATAGCCCCAGGTTTTACGTGGCAGACCTGACGGAGGTGCTTACTCAAATCAGGGAGAGGGTCAGGTGGGAGTTCAGGCAGGTGGTGTTGAGGACGGTCATGTACATCATAGGGGCTAGGGTGGCTCTGAGGAACGGGTATGAGGCCCTCGTCACCGGAGAGTCTATAGGGCAGGCGTCGAGCCAGACTCTAACGAACATGAGCGCGGCTCAGGCAGTAGCGAACGTGAGCATACCCATCTTGAGGCCTCTGATAAGCTTCGACAAGGACGAGATAGTGAAGCTAGCAAGGACCATAGGGACTTACGAGCTCTCCTCTAAGGTGGGGGAACCCTGCGCCATAGCACCATCACGAGTCAGAACTAGAGTGTCTGTGGAGGAGTTGCGTAATGAAGTTGGTAAAATCTCAGGTGAGTTGATAGACAAGGTCTCGGAGTCCGTGAAGGTGGTTGACGTCATCAACTCAGTCCCTGAGGAGGCGTTGCCCGACAGTCTCGTGGCAATAGACTACATACCTGAGGACGCTGTTGTCGTAGACTTGCGTGATAAGGACGAGTACGTCGAGTGGCACTATCCGGGCGCACTACACTACGAGGACATAGATATCAACACGTTGAAGGGAAGGACGCTAGTCTTATATTGTTGGAGAGGCAACGTAAGCTACATAGAGGCAAGTAGGTTACGTGCTAAAGGGTTTAAAGTATATTCCTTCTCCGAAGGTGTGGAGGGACTTAGGAGGATTCTTGGGGTATGTTCGAAGACTTCATGCGAACGCCGTGATGACCCTCGATCACGACCTTAG
- the pyrB gene encoding aspartate carbamoyltransferase — protein MGNPFLGRDVVSVLDFRREDLEVLFEYADRARGFISGKLRLLEGKIVALAFFEPSTRTRFSFEAAAKRLGADTISVSGEEAISTAKGESLADTIRMLDSYSDLIIIRHKYDGAALFAAEVATHPVVNGGDGKQHHPTQAMIDLYTVRDLFGCVDGLKYAVVGDLKYGRAVTSFLYALTRFKPTVVYLISPPLLRPREEVLRTVSELGLNYRFAENLEDVVGDVDVVYASRIQKERFPDPMEYERVRGSYVLNLKTISKARPTLKILHPLPRVDEIAPEVDLTPYAAYFHQASLGVPVRMALLSLIVGVEL, from the coding sequence GTGGGTAATCCGTTCCTAGGCCGTGATGTAGTGTCTGTGTTGGATTTCAGGCGGGAGGATCTGGAAGTCTTGTTTGAGTACGCGGATAGAGCCAGGGGGTTTATCAGCGGCAAGCTCCGACTGCTTGAGGGTAAGATAGTTGCTTTAGCATTCTTCGAACCCTCTACGAGAACTAGATTCAGCTTTGAGGCGGCCGCGAAGAGGCTGGGTGCCGACACGATATCGGTGAGCGGGGAGGAGGCGATAAGCACCGCGAAGGGTGAGAGCCTTGCCGACACCATCAGGATGTTGGACAGCTACAGCGACCTAATAATCATCAGGCATAAATATGATGGTGCAGCGCTCTTCGCCGCTGAAGTGGCTACCCATCCGGTTGTGAACGGCGGTGACGGGAAACAACATCATCCAACCCAGGCGATGATAGACCTCTACACAGTGAGGGATCTATTCGGCTGTGTGGATGGTCTAAAGTACGCCGTGGTAGGAGACCTCAAGTACGGTAGGGCCGTCACTTCATTCCTCTACGCACTCACCAGATTCAAGCCGACGGTAGTGTACCTCATATCACCACCGTTGCTGAGACCTAGGGAGGAAGTTCTGAGGACCGTTAGCGAACTTGGTCTGAATTACAGGTTCGCTGAGAATCTCGAGGATGTCGTAGGAGATGTGGACGTGGTGTACGCAAGCAGGATTCAGAAGGAAAGGTTCCCTGACCCGATGGAGTATGAGAGGGTGAGGGGTTCATACGTGCTGAACCTCAAGACCATATCTAAAGCAAGGCCGACGCTGAAAATTCTGCATCCACTGCCGCGCGTCGACGAGATTGCACCAGAGGTAGACCTTACCCCATACGCGGCGTACTTCCATCAGGCATCGCTCGGAGTGCCAGTTAGAATGGCACTCCTATCACTTATAGTGGGTGTTGAGTTATGA
- a CDS encoding ABC transporter ATP-binding protein: protein MGDEVIVSVRRLSFRYGPRSPYVLRDVSLRMCKGEVVAVLGPNGSGKSTLLKILSRIVGGYEGEIEVGGKGLLSYGLRDYARITAYVPQEEHLPLPFTLFEYVSLGRTPHMGLLVMSQDDVRRVHEAITRVGLQNIYRRRVSELSGGERQLARVARALAQEPTILLLDEPTSHLDLGNRVRVLKLIRGFARSGGAALLTTHDPNEALLIADRTYIISSGTIVAEGRPEDVIREDIMRKTYGTEVLEVDAEGRKIIIPTLPE from the coding sequence ATGGGTGATGAAGTGATTGTGTCTGTCAGAAGACTGAGTTTTAGATATGGCCCGCGATCCCCATACGTCCTGCGTGACGTGAGCCTAAGGATGTGTAAGGGAGAGGTAGTGGCGGTCTTAGGTCCTAACGGTAGCGGTAAATCAACACTACTGAAGATATTGTCGAGGATTGTTGGTGGGTACGAGGGGGAGATTGAAGTTGGTGGGAAGGGTCTGCTTAGTTACGGTCTGAGAGACTACGCTAGGATCACCGCCTACGTACCGCAGGAAGAGCACTTACCATTACCTTTCACGCTTTTCGAGTATGTGTCACTGGGGAGAACCCCTCATATGGGTTTGCTGGTGATGAGTCAGGATGACGTGAGGAGAGTTCATGAGGCAATCACTCGGGTCGGACTCCAAAACATCTACAGGAGGAGGGTGAGTGAATTATCGGGGGGTGAGAGACAGTTGGCCAGGGTGGCTAGAGCGTTAGCTCAAGAACCAACGATCCTACTTCTTGACGAACCTACCTCCCACCTGGACCTCGGTAATAGGGTCAGGGTGCTGAAGTTGATACGGGGATTTGCTAGAAGCGGGGGAGCGGCACTACTCACTACCCACGACCCCAACGAGGCGTTGCTCATCGCTGATAGAACCTACATCATAAGTTCAGGAACCATCGTAGCTGAGGGAAGGCCGGAGGACGTAATACGTGAGGATATAATGAGGAAGACCTACGGAACGGAGGTTCTCGAGGTGGATGCTGAGGGACGTAAGATCATAATACCTACATTACCTGAGTGA
- a CDS encoding amidohydrolase family protein yields the protein MEKVDIMVYGRYILTLDHADRVIPRGAVAIRDGLIVDVGEENDMRSKYVADEVVERRHHIIIPGLIDCHTHTQQYLLRSAISDAMLQLPPVWTKVLVPFERIMGESLARLSTQASIVNMLKNGVTYFIEAGAPYAETLAEEVLRSGIRGVVTYATYDISEERVDEAQSVMRRVRELYRTYVGRGANLRVWMSIRQVMMVSEELMEEVIEFSREYGLGLTIHLGEYQGEVDYTLARYGMRPLEYMVRRGLKDIKPAVIAHGVFLSPKEVDILRTHGIGVCWCPTVDSWLMGPHWVGLTGVEDLKVGLGSDGGAWNRLDLLHEAKVAKALGKAVANAVTYFKAGLDSTTLLSMMTGSKGLMIGDRVGRVEKGFAADLTILDARTLKTLPLNNPVDAVVNYLEGDDVTDVMVGGKLVLEDGRVRAIDEEKILEELLNREEEVKEKLSELVRCLKI from the coding sequence ATGGAGAAGGTTGATATCATGGTGTACGGTAGGTATATTCTGACACTTGACCACGCTGACCGAGTCATTCCTAGGGGGGCTGTGGCCATCAGAGACGGCCTCATCGTCGACGTAGGGGAGGAGAACGACATGCGTAGTAAGTACGTAGCTGACGAAGTCGTTGAGAGGAGGCACCACATCATCATTCCAGGCCTGATTGACTGCCACACTCACACACAGCAGTACCTCCTCAGATCAGCGATAAGTGATGCGATGCTTCAGTTACCTCCAGTCTGGACTAAAGTGTTGGTCCCGTTCGAGAGGATAATGGGGGAGAGTCTCGCGAGACTCTCAACTCAGGCGAGCATAGTGAACATGTTGAAGAACGGGGTGACGTACTTCATAGAGGCGGGGGCCCCCTACGCAGAAACACTCGCTGAGGAGGTTTTAAGGTCAGGTATTAGGGGGGTGGTTACCTACGCGACTTACGACATATCTGAGGAGAGGGTTGATGAGGCACAGAGCGTGATGAGGAGGGTTAGAGAACTTTACAGGACGTATGTTGGGAGAGGTGCCAATCTTCGTGTGTGGATGAGCATAAGGCAGGTTATGATGGTTTCAGAGGAGCTGATGGAAGAGGTAATAGAGTTTAGCAGGGAGTACGGCTTAGGCCTTACGATTCACCTAGGTGAGTACCAGGGAGAGGTTGACTACACGCTCGCTAGGTACGGGATGAGACCCCTCGAATACATGGTTAGGAGGGGGCTTAAGGACATTAAGCCTGCGGTCATAGCTCACGGCGTCTTCCTATCGCCAAAGGAAGTTGACATCCTTAGGACGCACGGGATTGGAGTATGCTGGTGTCCGACAGTCGACTCCTGGTTGATGGGTCCTCATTGGGTTGGTCTCACGGGGGTTGAGGATCTAAAGGTAGGATTAGGTAGCGACGGTGGGGCTTGGAACAGGCTGGACCTGCTTCATGAAGCAAAGGTTGCCAAAGCATTGGGCAAGGCAGTCGCCAACGCAGTCACCTACTTTAAGGCGGGCCTGGACTCCACCACCCTTTTAAGTATGATGACAGGCTCGAAAGGTTTGATGATCGGGGACAGAGTAGGAAGGGTAGAGAAAGGCTTTGCCGCAGACCTAACAATACTTGACGCAAGGACCCTCAAAACTCTGCCGTTGAATAATCCTGTGGACGCGGTAGTGAATTACCTGGAGGGGGATGATGTCACAGACGTCATGGTTGGCGGGAAGCTCGTGCTCGAGGACGGAAGAGTGCGTGCAATCGATGAGGAGAAGATATTGGAGGAACTGCTGAACAGGGAGGAGGAAGTTAAAGAGAAACTCAGCGAGCTGGTTAGGTGTCTTAAAATCTAG
- a CDS encoding HAD-IIB family hydrolase, producing the protein MVDRVGLFFDYDGVLAPIVSTPDGGDPDLRLMEILRKLMNKYKVAVVSGRDCWFLLKRVPDLHGYACVYGMEILAGNYAVVDKNVYLGVKSKTLEDLESKFVTLLNGRVGVIVGKTLQGIPLGISVYWSLSDGMPKELNAILEEARASGLVVYPVMRWGDYAEFTDIHVSRRSKDEAIRVLKTLLDISKVIYFGDSSNDIPAFREADVRILVRHEYNSGLRVEADHIVNAAELAEWLLQQVPHLEHRV; encoded by the coding sequence ATGGTGGACAGAGTCGGGCTGTTCTTTGATTATGACGGTGTTCTGGCCCCGATAGTGTCCACCCCAGATGGCGGGGACCCTGATTTAAGATTGATGGAGATCCTCAGAAAGTTAATGAACAAGTATAAAGTAGCAGTGGTTAGTGGGAGGGACTGCTGGTTCCTGCTTAAGAGAGTACCTGACCTCCACGGTTACGCATGTGTTTATGGTATGGAGATCCTGGCGGGCAACTACGCTGTGGTCGACAAGAATGTGTACTTGGGTGTGAAGTCTAAGACGCTCGAGGATCTGGAGTCAAAATTCGTTACCCTACTTAATGGTAGGGTGGGTGTGATCGTCGGTAAAACCCTTCAAGGAATACCGCTCGGAATAAGCGTCTACTGGTCCCTAAGCGACGGGATGCCTAAAGAACTCAACGCAATACTTGAGGAGGCTAGGGCTAGCGGGCTTGTCGTCTATCCTGTAATGAGGTGGGGTGACTACGCTGAGTTCACGGATATCCATGTGAGCAGAAGAAGTAAGGACGAAGCAATCAGGGTACTCAAGACCCTGCTTGACATCAGTAAGGTAATCTACTTCGGAGACAGCTCTAACGACATACCAGCATTCAGGGAGGCCGATGTGAGGATCTTAGTGAGACACGAGTACAACAGCGGTTTAAGGGTGGAAGCAGATCACATAGTTAACGCGGCTGAGCTGGCCGAGTGGCTCTTACAGCAAGTTCCTCACCTGGAACATAGGGTTTAG
- a CDS encoding sodium ion-translocating decarboxylase subunit beta — MDLSFVLPGLMLGDPVELTIRLIFMVWGFALLYLGLRKVEPLLMLPLGVGMILANAPALHLAQYVCETFSATEFSASNLGGLAGLANVVTLGDVVKVCTPESTALLAWLYHLVVRTEIGPIMIFVGIGAISDFRPLLSYPVGALVGSAAQLGITVVTLVALSTGLFNLPEAMAIGVVGGADGPTTIYTATNIAPNLIGPLTIAVYSYIALVPVIQPPIVRLMVPRSVRGMKMPKPREVSSKEIVIFWIVVIAVIAFLVPAALPLVIALALGNIVRESGISEVVARYGKTISDPLLDIATILTMIGVGSTLSYDFLTQFVTVQTHEAYLAFIGKAFLILGMGLIAFAVSTVGGIAFAWLLNVATKGKVNPVIGCAGVSAVPISARVAQREAQSVDPTTYVLFHALAPNVAGVIGTAIVAGYYISFVKNFYIP; from the coding sequence ATGGACCTCTCATTCGTGCTACCTGGCCTAATGCTAGGAGATCCTGTCGAGCTCACCATCAGACTAATTTTCATGGTATGGGGGTTCGCTCTGCTCTACCTAGGCCTCAGGAAGGTTGAGCCCCTCCTGATGTTACCTCTGGGGGTTGGTATGATCCTAGCTAACGCCCCCGCGTTGCACTTAGCTCAGTACGTGTGTGAGACCTTCTCAGCGACGGAGTTCAGCGCCAGCAACCTGGGTGGGTTGGCGGGCCTCGCCAATGTGGTGACTTTAGGGGATGTAGTCAAAGTATGTACACCGGAGTCCACCGCACTTCTCGCGTGGCTCTACCACTTGGTGGTTAGGACTGAGATAGGCCCCATAATGATATTCGTTGGTATAGGCGCTATCTCAGACTTCAGACCGCTCCTCTCATACCCTGTAGGGGCGTTGGTGGGTTCGGCGGCACAATTAGGTATTACTGTAGTTACTTTAGTAGCGCTCTCCACAGGTTTATTCAACTTACCTGAGGCCATGGCTATAGGAGTGGTCGGCGGTGCTGATGGGCCGACAACGATATATACTGCGACTAACATAGCACCCAACCTAATAGGTCCTCTCACAATCGCGGTCTACAGTTACATAGCATTAGTGCCGGTCATACAGCCGCCGATAGTCAGACTTATGGTGCCACGTAGCGTGAGGGGGATGAAGATGCCTAAACCCAGGGAGGTCTCCTCAAAGGAGATAGTGATCTTCTGGATTGTGGTGATCGCTGTTATAGCGTTCTTAGTTCCGGCAGCACTGCCTTTAGTGATAGCCCTCGCGCTGGGTAACATAGTCAGGGAGTCGGGGATAAGTGAGGTGGTCGCGAGGTATGGTAAGACTATATCGGATCCCTTACTTGACATCGCGACTATACTGACAATGATAGGTGTTGGGTCAACCCTCTCCTACGACTTCCTAACACAGTTCGTCACTGTTCAGACTCATGAAGCGTACTTGGCTTTCATAGGTAAGGCTTTCCTCATATTGGGTATGGGGCTGATAGCATTCGCCGTCTCGACTGTGGGAGGTATAGCCTTCGCCTGGCTACTCAACGTCGCGACCAAAGGTAAGGTGAACCCGGTCATCGGATGCGCCGGGGTGTCTGCAGTACCGATATCGGCTAGGGTGGCGCAACGTGAGGCTCAGTCCGTAGACCCCACTACATACGTGCTCTTCCACGCTCTAGCGCCGAACGTTGCCGGCGTGATAGGGACCGCTATAGTTGCTGGATACTACATATCCTTCGTTAAAAACTTCTACATCCCCTGA
- a CDS encoding dual specificity protein phosphatase family protein, whose amino-acid sequence MERLVREYSHVVVLTYPHELRYDVTLWRVLGVEVLHDPVPDFRSPPLLSLVHIIEWILGRVNEGGRVYVHCVGGLGRSATVAAAYLIRRYGKSWLDAVTQIRKLRKGSLESIEQVAVLKAYETMLRYLNPSLVVKNLECSDRRIQDHLSKVFQIGVNASESLSSLTGISQRILVEGLIHELAGRVERGSAGCVLRGPPLPGRTDHVIAGDVANRLIKLIGGLAVASDKLMDQCVEDLEIKVRGDVLKALLHCSGGCWSSCAADSREVSNMLTEMCSLLKCVSKVVIEGHHGVRMKSSNIPQESS is encoded by the coding sequence AGGTGTTGAAGTGCTCCATGACCCCGTTCCCGATTTCAGGTCACCACCCCTCCTCAGCTTAGTACACATCATTGAGTGGATCCTAGGGAGGGTTAATGAAGGCGGTAGGGTATATGTTCACTGTGTAGGGGGACTTGGGAGATCCGCCACAGTCGCTGCCGCTTACCTGATTAGAAGGTACGGTAAGAGCTGGCTTGATGCCGTCACGCAGATCAGGAAGCTCAGGAAGGGCTCGCTGGAGTCGATTGAGCAGGTCGCCGTCTTGAAGGCGTACGAGACCATGCTGAGGTATCTGAATCCCTCCTTAGTGGTTAAGAATCTCGAATGCAGTGACCGCCGAATCCAGGATCACCTCTCTAAAGTGTTTCAGATAGGCGTGAACGCCTCTGAATCGCTTTCATCCCTCACTGGGATATCTCAACGAATCCTGGTCGAAGGCTTAATCCATGAACTAGCTGGGCGTGTGGAGCGAGGATCGGCTGGATGCGTTCTAAGAGGCCCGCCCCTGCCAGGCAGGACGGATCACGTGATTGCAGGTGACGTTGCCAATAGGTTAATTAAGCTCATCGGAGGTTTGGCTGTAGCGTCTGACAAGCTAATGGATCAATGCGTTGAGGATCTTGAGATTAAAGTTAGGGGGGACGTCCTGAAGGCACTCCTTCACTGCAGTGGTGGATGCTGGAGTTCATGTGCTGCAGACAGTAGGGAAGTCTCGAACATGTTAACTGAGATGTGTTCCTTGCTGAAGTGCGTTTCTAAGGTCGTGATCGAGGGTCATCACGGCGTTCGCATGAAGTCTTCGAACATACCCCAAGAATCCTCCTAA
- a CDS encoding sodium-dependent transporter, translating into MGEREAWATRVGLILSMAGNAIGLGNFWRFPRVLAANGGGAFMVPYFISLLLLGIPLMWVEWTTGRYGGKYGHGTLGPMFYLMSRETLKPRSALIFGVIGGMLAFAVTTLLNSYYIHVIGWTAAYAIYSATGAYYGADTVKFFLNHIANTPMVLATWLIPVVILFIAAYRGVSKGIETFNKVMMPLLYIFAVILMVRSITTGSPIRPEWNSVAGLEYIWKPDFNTLSSNFWRISLAAAGQIFFTLSLGMGIIQNYASYVRKGDDIALSALTTTSLNEVAEVVLGGTIAIPIAFAYLGTGFMEGIRTGEIGSAGLAFMALPNVFTTLGDVGKVFGTMWFLLLFFAGWTSAIAMYNYLTAMFEEDLGVKRKLGALLVFVIYFLLGLPVALDPTLTYFDELDTWVGSYVLVVLGFFDVLVAVYLFKPSNLWKELHEGALMKVPTIFKYVLMTLTPIYILILLVGTTYDYYVGGVFAKTDPLVVAARVAIVLALVIGALETYHGIKKKYARELAENRKLVIVE; encoded by the coding sequence ATGGGTGAAAGGGAGGCGTGGGCCACTCGAGTGGGACTAATACTATCCATGGCCGGCAACGCGATAGGTTTGGGTAATTTCTGGAGATTCCCCAGGGTTCTTGCCGCCAACGGTGGGGGCGCGTTCATGGTACCGTACTTCATATCGCTCCTCCTGCTGGGTATACCACTCATGTGGGTTGAGTGGACTACCGGTAGATACGGTGGTAAGTACGGGCATGGAACGCTCGGACCCATGTTTTACCTGATGTCCAGAGAGACGCTGAAGCCGAGGTCAGCCCTAATCTTCGGAGTCATCGGCGGGATGCTGGCCTTCGCAGTGACCACCTTACTGAACTCATACTACATACACGTGATCGGGTGGACGGCCGCGTATGCCATCTACAGCGCGACAGGAGCCTATTACGGCGCTGACACCGTGAAGTTCTTCCTAAATCACATAGCCAACACGCCAATGGTTTTAGCTACGTGGCTCATACCGGTTGTCATACTGTTCATAGCGGCATATAGAGGCGTTTCAAAAGGTATTGAGACTTTCAACAAGGTAATGATGCCGCTTCTCTATATCTTCGCGGTAATACTGATGGTGAGGTCCATAACAACGGGTTCACCCATAAGACCTGAGTGGAACTCCGTAGCTGGTCTTGAGTACATCTGGAAGCCGGATTTCAACACGTTAAGCAGTAACTTCTGGCGAATATCGCTAGCTGCTGCAGGCCAAATATTCTTCACTTTAAGCCTTGGAATGGGCATCATTCAGAACTACGCATCCTACGTCAGGAAGGGGGACGATATAGCGCTCTCCGCCTTGACGACCACATCGCTGAACGAGGTTGCCGAAGTAGTGCTGGGGGGAACTATCGCGATACCTATAGCCTTCGCCTATCTAGGGACTGGGTTCATGGAGGGGATAAGGACTGGCGAGATAGGCTCGGCTGGCTTGGCCTTCATGGCGTTGCCGAACGTCTTCACAACGTTGGGGGATGTTGGAAAGGTTTTCGGCACCATGTGGTTCCTCCTCCTCTTCTTCGCTGGATGGACGTCCGCTATAGCTATGTACAACTACCTCACCGCAATGTTTGAGGAGGATCTCGGCGTGAAGAGGAAGCTGGGCGCGCTCCTAGTGTTTGTTATATACTTCCTGCTCGGTCTGCCAGTAGCGCTCGACCCGACGCTGACCTACTTCGACGAGCTTGACACGTGGGTAGGTAGCTACGTGCTGGTAGTGCTAGGATTCTTCGACGTCCTAGTGGCGGTTTACCTCTTTAAGCCGAGCAACCTCTGGAAGGAGCTCCACGAAGGCGCGTTAATGAAGGTGCCCACCATATTTAAGTACGTCCTAATGACCCTAACACCGATCTATATACTCATCCTCTTGGTTGGGACTACCTATGACTACTACGTCGGCGGGGTCTTCGCTAAGACAGACCCGCTTGTTGTTGCTGCTAGAGTGGCCATAGTGCTGGCGCTGGTGATAGGGGCGTTGGAGACCTATCACGGCATAAAGAAGAAGTATGCCAGGGAACTGGCTGAGAACAGGAAGTTAGTTATTGTAGAGTAG
- a CDS encoding alpha-glucosidase, which yields MRKHIGRARASLDYVVENIKHDNVELAKLINGKVREVYSKASSLRGRELSREFVEDVEKVVRWCGLAVYEFTDRIAEVRRAYRSYVLGMVVFFVLGGTYSLPFAVSALVLALPCIMAMSFLKKRRAMGYMMALSTMPLPMVILANISYYCIYALTNASERSGVASQYGMGESYATLFLVLLLVGSLTGLGLLAHSAYNLYKTRDAYI from the coding sequence ATGAGGAAGCATATTGGGAGGGCTAGGGCTTCCCTAGACTATGTGGTAGAGAACATCAAGCATGACAACGTCGAGCTCGCTAAGCTCATAAACGGTAAGGTGAGGGAGGTCTACAGTAAGGCGTCATCGCTGAGGGGTCGAGAGTTATCGAGGGAGTTCGTGGAGGATGTGGAGAAGGTGGTCAGATGGTGCGGCCTTGCAGTATACGAGTTCACTGACAGGATAGCGGAGGTCAGGAGGGCTTACAGAAGCTATGTATTGGGTATGGTGGTTTTCTTCGTCTTGGGCGGGACGTACTCATTGCCCTTTGCAGTCTCAGCGCTCGTGCTGGCCCTTCCCTGCATAATGGCTATGTCTTTCCTGAAAAAGAGGAGGGCTATGGGCTATATGATGGCCCTCTCAACTATGCCCCTACCGATGGTGATTCTGGCGAATATATCGTATTACTGTATCTACGCATTGACTAACGCCTCTGAACGATCTGGTGTAGCATCGCAGTACGGGATGGGTGAATCCTACGCCACATTGTTCTTAGTGCTTCTCTTAGTGGGCAGTCTGACGGGTTTAGGACTACTAGCTCATTCCGCATACAACCTCTACAAGACTAGGGACGCATACATCTAA